From Candidatus Cloacimonas sp.:
CAATTGATGGTATTCCACAAGCCATTGCCTCCAATAATACCATACTGAATGATTCAAGGTGGCTTGGTAAAATATAGCAATTGCAATTATTGTATTGGGCAACTGATTGTTCAGGGGTAAGATATCCTAAGAGATGAATTCTATTTTCCAGATGATATTGAATAACTAATTTTCTTATTTTAGGTGCCAAATAACCAGATCCACCCAAATATAGATCAGCATCCATACCTTTATTTACCGCTAATCGGAATGCTTCAACTAAATCCAAAACACCTTTTGACGGTGTTAATGCGCTTAAAGAAAAGAAGGAAAAGCGTTTTCTCTGTTCTGTTTTTGCCTGGGGTTTATAAAATTCCGTATCTACCAGATTGGGGATAACATTGCTTTTAACGGAGCAGGAAGCCAAAATTTGGTGTTGCAGAAAGCTGCTTACGGCAATAACAGCTGATGCTTTTTGCATGGGAAATGTAATTTGGCTGGAGACCTTGTTTTTTTTGATAAATTCGGGAAAAGGAAAAGGTCCGCTATGTTCTGTGATAAGATATGGAACTTTCCATTTTTGGGCTAAGTGCATAGCTAAAAAACCAGCGGGGAAAGTTACAAAGGAATGAATAAGATCGGGCTTGGATAGAGAATCCAGTTTATTGGTTAGGGCTTTGATATTTCCAGAGAAAAGTTTATTAGTCCAAGTTAAATGAGGTATGCAAATTTCTTTTAAATTGGGAGATAGATTACGCATTGAGGGTCTTGCTCTTAAATAGGCAAATATTTTAGTGATGGCAGTTTTAGGATGCCTAATCTGTAATTGGTATTCATTCTGCCCCCAATTCAGGATTTCAAATTGCCAATTGCTGTTTTCTGATAATGCCTTTGCCTGTTCTATAAAGAATTTTCCCGCATAAGGTTTTTTCGGATAAGGATACCATGAAGGAATAATGAGGATTTTCATTACTAAAGAGCGGACAATATTTCCACTAACTTTGC
This genomic window contains:
- a CDS encoding glycosyltransferase, with translation MKILIIPSWYPYPKKPYAGKFFIEQAKALSENSNWQFEILNWGQNEYQLQIRHPKTAITKIFAYLRARPSMRNLSPNLKEICIPHLTWTNKLFSGNIKALTNKLDSLSKPDLIHSFVTFPAGFLAMHLAQKWKVPYLITEHSGPFPFPEFIKKNKVSSQITFPMQKASAVIAVSSFLQHQILASCSVKSNVIPNLVDTEFYKPQAKTEQRKRFSFFSLSALTPSKGVLDLVEAFRLAVNKGMDADLYLGGSGYLAPKIRKLVIQYHLENRIHLLGYLTPEQSVAQYNNCNCYILPSHLESFSMVLLEAMACGIPSIATNCGGPKDILSIETGVLIPPKNPEIMADTMLNMIDKIDAYSSNAIRDICLKRFSPAVICSEILRIYANV